In the Scomber japonicus isolate fScoJap1 chromosome 18, fScoJap1.pri, whole genome shotgun sequence genome, one interval contains:
- the LOC128379432 gene encoding E3 ubiquitin-protein ligase TRIM21, with product MTMAEAATSDLFSEQELTCSICLDLFSEPVSTPCGHNFCQACIGGYWASSRVCTCPLCKHQFDERPQLSVNKVFSLIADKYKLARYGAAGLPAPDVFGTPTGVTDGDGGGNPFLAAAGGEVVWCDVCTGIKQPAVSSCLTCTASYCTEHVRPHHSTPFYSKHPLMDPQEALRGRTCTAHRRLLEVFCRTCQNCICAICVLEEHRTHKTVSVQTERQGKQKQVARTEQEILNRIKEKETHVTELKRKLDGVKSYTDSERGEVERLLEEVSGALDRIRSRVVGEMENQLEAVMSKGEGLVARLEAELSELTDRRATLEVQAISQDHIGFLQSFEEATAPLAEDQQDEVDEDSRFSLHFYLGDVKSALTEMKDKMDEVRMGEARSRGSRGSFSSGDLTLAESMLSLRASTVSLRKSQWSLRDLKKNKPISGHKKARVYMEDVTLNPVTAYPFLILSEDRKQVKRGEKLQFYRNSQHRFDVWSCVIAKEGFSSGRHYWEVCVGENKDWKLGVVRESAQKKGLFDMSPSNGYFAIWWSGSQLRALTNPPLTKVKHPSKLRQVGVFLDVDEGQVSFYNVKSGSEIYSFTGSSEFTERMFPLLGTGDKEAPLVLMTSPHHLA from the exons ATGACGATGGCGGAGGCAGCGACCTCAGATCTGTTCTCAGAGCAGGAACTCAcctgctccatctgtctggacCTGTTCAGCGAGCCCGTCTCAACTCCCTGCGGACACAACTTCTGCCAG GCGTGTATCGGAGGTTACTGGGCGTCCAGCCGCGTGTGCACCTGTCCGCTGTGTAAGCATCAGTTTGATGAGCGACCGCAGCTCAGCGTTAATAAAGTCTTCTCGCTCATCGCTGATAAATACAAACTGGCTCGTTACGGCGCCGCCGGGCTGCCGGCGCCGGACGTGTTTGGGACGCCGACGGGCGTAACGGACGGAGACGGAGGCGGCAACCCGTTCCTGGCGGCGGCGGGTGGGGAGGTGGTGTGGTGTGACGTGTGCACAGGTATCAAACAGCCGGCCGTCAGCTCCTGTCTCACCTGCACCGCCTCGTACTGCACTGAGCACGTGCGGCCGCATCACAGCACGCCTTTCTACTCCAAACACCCTCTGATGGACCCGCAGGAAGCTCTCAGGGGCCGGACCTGCACCGCACACCGCCGCCTGCTGGAG GTGTTCTGTCGGACTTGTCAAAACTGCATCTGTGCCATCTGCGTCCTGGAGGAGCATCGAACTCACAAGACCGTCTCCGTCCAGACCGAGAGGCAAGGCAAACAG AAACAGGTAGCGAGGACGGAGCAGGAGATCCTGAACCGCATCAAGGAGAAAGAGACTCATGTGACCGAGCTGAAGAGGAAACTGGACGGAGTGAag AGCTACACGGACTCGGAGCGAGGCGAGGTGGAGCGGCTGCTGGAGGAAGTCTCCGGCGCTCTGGACAGGATCCGCTCTCGGGTGGTGGGTGAGATGGAGAACCAGCTGGAGGCTGTGATGTCAAAGGGGGAGGGGCTAGTGGCCCGTCTAGAGGCGGAGCTTAGCGAGCTGACGGACAGGAGAGCAACGCTGGAGGTTCAGGCCATCAGTCAGGATCACATCGGCTTCCTGCAG AGCTTCGAGGAGGCGACGGCGCCGCTGGCCGAGGACCAGCAGGACGAGGTGGACGAGGACTCCAGGTTCTCGCTGCACTTCTACCTCGGAGACGTGAAGAGCGCTCTGACGGAGATGAAGGACAAGATGGACGAAGTCAGGATGGGAGAGGCCCGCTCCAGAGGTTCCCGAGGATCCT TCTCATCAGGTGACCTTACGCTGGCTGAGAGCATGCTCAGTCTGAGAGCCAGCACAGTCAGCCTGAGGAAGAGCCAGTGGTCTCTGAGAG ATCTGAAGAAGAACAAACCGATATCAG gtcATAAGAAAGCTCGGGTCTACATGG AGGACGTGACGCTGAACCCGGTGACGGCGTACCCGTTCCTCATCCTCTcggaggacaggaagcaggtgAAACGAGGAGAGAAGCTTCAGTTCTACAGAAACAGTCAACACCGCTTCGACGTCTGGTCCTGCGTCATCGCCAAGGAAGGGTTCAGCTCCGGACGCCACTACTGggag gtgtgtgttggGGAGAATAAGGACTGGAAGCTGGGTGTAGTTCGGGAGTCGGCTCAGAAGAAAGGTTTATTCGACATGAGTCCGTCTAACGGATACTTCGCCATCTGGTGGAGCGGCAGCCAACTACGCGCTTTGACCAACCCCCCCCTCACCAAG GTGAAACATCCGTCGAAGCTTCGTCAGGTCGGAGTCTTCCTCGACGTGGACGAGGGTCAGGTCTCCTTTTATAACGTCAAGTCTGGTTCAGAGATCTACAGCTTCACCGGATCCTCCGAGTTCACCGAGAGGATGTTCCCTCTGCTGGGGACCGGAGACAAAGAGGCGCCGCTGGTCCTCATGACATCACCGCACCACCTGGCCTGA